In Phycisphaerales bacterium, a genomic segment contains:
- a CDS encoding flagellin: protein MSRINTNVPSLIGQRTLGLQNRSLNISLERLSTGLRINRGGDDPAGLIASENLRAEMKAITAAIKNGERAEQVVNVAEGGLQEVSNLLQELQGLVGQSANEAGLSDEEKEANQQQIDSILQTIDRISNATSFQGSKLLNGNFDYTTSAVTSSLLSDVTINSAKLPSTAGAYLTVTVDTLTSAQTAEVYLSTAATFDGNGGSYSIEITGNTGTQQITISSGSSQADIITAINQFKDVTGVSAAQNSTNTDRIEFRSSGFGSDAFVRVKELTGSTSNLIFTGASGGSGTDDVNDEGRDATLLINGIQATTNGLQARVSSDGFDVSVTIDGTSALNMTNGTTSFYVTGGGATFSLNPDVNLAGKVSLGIQSVSSGNLGNAITGYLSDLKSGGTGNVQTGDIDKAQTIIDAAIKQVSGLRGRLGAFQTNVVGASVRSLGISFENTAAAESQIRDTDFAAETAGLTRSQILVQAATTVLSLSNQQPQSVLALLG from the coding sequence ATGAGTCGCATCAATACAAATGTTCCGTCATTGATCGGGCAGCGAACGCTCGGTTTGCAGAACCGTTCGCTCAACATCAGCCTTGAACGGCTGAGCACGGGTCTGCGCATCAACCGCGGCGGCGACGATCCCGCCGGTCTGATCGCATCCGAAAACCTTCGCGCCGAGATGAAGGCCATCACCGCCGCCATCAAGAATGGCGAGCGCGCTGAGCAGGTCGTCAACGTCGCCGAAGGTGGTCTGCAGGAAGTCAGCAACCTGCTCCAGGAACTCCAGGGGCTCGTCGGCCAGTCCGCCAACGAAGCCGGCCTGAGTGACGAGGAGAAGGAAGCGAATCAGCAGCAGATCGACTCGATTCTGCAGACGATCGACCGCATCTCCAACGCCACGTCGTTCCAGGGCAGCAAGCTGCTCAACGGCAACTTCGACTACACGACATCGGCCGTCACCAGCAGCCTGCTGTCAGACGTGACCATCAATTCGGCGAAGCTGCCCTCGACCGCCGGCGCGTACCTGACCGTCACGGTCGATACGCTCACCTCGGCCCAGACGGCCGAAGTGTACCTCTCGACGGCCGCCACCTTCGATGGTAACGGCGGTTCGTACAGCATCGAGATCACCGGCAACACCGGAACGCAGCAGATCACGATCTCCTCCGGCTCGAGCCAGGCGGACATCATCACCGCCATCAACCAGTTCAAGGATGTGACGGGCGTCTCCGCTGCTCAGAACAGCACGAACACCGACCGCATCGAGTTCCGCTCGTCCGGTTTCGGCAGCGACGCGTTCGTGCGTGTGAAGGAACTGACCGGCAGCACCTCGAACCTGATCTTCACGGGTGCATCGGGAGGCTCGGGAACCGACGATGTGAACGACGAGGGTCGCGACGCGACACTCCTGATCAACGGTATCCAGGCCACTACGAACGGCCTGCAGGCGAGAGTGTCCAGCGACGGCTTTGACGTCTCGGTCACCATCGACGGCACCAGCGCCCTGAACATGACCAATGGAACGACTTCGTTCTACGTCACCGGCGGTGGCGCGACCTTCAGCCTCAACCCCGATGTCAACCTCGCCGGCAAGGTCAGCCTGGGCATCCAGTCCGTCTCCAGCGGTAACCTCGGCAACGCCATCACGGGTTACCTCTCCGACCTCAAGTCGGGCGGCACGGGCAACGTCCAGACGGGCGACATCGATAAGGCTCAGACCATCATCGACGCCGCCATCAAGCAGGTGTCGGGTCTTCGCGGCCGCCTGGGCGCCTTCCAGACGAACGTCGTCGGCGCGTCGGTCCGCTCGCTGGGCATCTCCTTCGAGAACACCGCAGCGGCCGAAAGCCAGATCCGCGACACCGACTTCGCCGCGGAAACCGCCGGCCTCACGCGGTCTCAGATCCTCGTGCAGGCGGCCACGACGGTGCTCTCACTGTCGAACCAGCAGCCACAGAGCGTTCTGGCGCTCCTTGGCTAA
- a CDS encoding flagellin translates to MARINTNISSLIAQSSLNRSYKDLDIRLERLSTGLRINRGADDPAGLITSERLRSEMASITKAVSNSERAGSVIATTEGALSEISEMLNSIKGLIIEAANTGGVSQEELEANQLQIDSAIDAITRISNTASFAGLQLLNGTLDYLTSGVPTSAIANANILGASFGNASNVPVNVQVLGSAQTASITLTADYPGTTNDGTLLSSITLEISGNDGVQVLQFVSGQSIADVVSAVNKLRDSTGVEASLVSAGDLSSGMVFTSIEYGSKSFVSVRKIGEAGEFFDTRISSQRDSGRDVTAAVNGILATGKGLEIAVKTPALNVELLLTEDFAQDTANTKTFYITGGGAQFQLGPTVNVNQQINFGVRSVAASRLGATMIDAELQYLNSLQSGGTNSLDSGNFLAASKVIDSSIDEVAVLRGQLGAIERNTIQPNMRSLQVALENITASESKIRDADFALETSLLTRAQILVQAGTAVLATANSTAQSVLQLLG, encoded by the coding sequence ATGGCTAGGATCAACACCAACATCTCTTCGCTGATTGCTCAGTCGAGCCTCAATCGATCCTACAAGGATCTCGACATCAGGCTCGAGCGGCTGTCCACCGGCCTGCGCATCAACCGCGGCGCCGACGATCCGGCCGGCCTGATCACCTCCGAGCGCCTGCGAAGCGAGATGGCCAGCATCACCAAGGCCGTGTCCAATTCCGAGCGAGCCGGCTCCGTCATCGCCACCACGGAAGGCGCCCTGAGCGAGATCTCGGAAATGCTCAACTCCATTAAGGGTCTGATCATCGAGGCCGCCAACACCGGCGGCGTCTCGCAGGAAGAACTCGAAGCCAACCAGTTGCAGATCGACTCGGCGATCGACGCCATCACGCGCATCAGCAACACCGCGAGTTTCGCCGGGTTGCAACTGCTCAACGGCACGCTCGACTACCTCACCTCTGGCGTGCCCACCTCGGCGATCGCCAACGCGAACATCCTCGGCGCCTCGTTTGGCAACGCGTCCAACGTGCCCGTCAATGTCCAGGTCCTCGGCTCGGCCCAGACGGCGTCGATCACGCTCACGGCTGACTATCCCGGCACGACCAACGACGGCACGCTGCTCAGCAGCATCACCCTCGAAATCTCCGGCAACGACGGCGTGCAGGTGCTTCAGTTCGTGTCCGGTCAGTCCATCGCCGACGTCGTCAGCGCGGTCAATAAACTGCGCGACTCGACCGGCGTCGAGGCCAGCCTCGTCAGCGCCGGCGACCTCAGTTCGGGCATGGTCTTCACCTCAATCGAGTACGGCTCCAAGTCGTTCGTCAGCGTCCGCAAGATCGGCGAGGCCGGCGAGTTCTTCGACACGCGCATCAGCAGCCAGCGCGACAGCGGCCGGGACGTGACTGCGGCGGTCAATGGAATCCTCGCCACGGGCAAGGGGCTGGAAATCGCCGTCAAGACGCCGGCGCTCAACGTCGAACTGCTGTTGACCGAGGACTTTGCCCAGGACACCGCCAACACCAAGACGTTCTACATCACCGGCGGCGGGGCGCAGTTCCAGCTGGGGCCGACCGTCAACGTCAACCAGCAGATCAACTTTGGCGTCCGCTCGGTGGCCGCGTCGCGCCTCGGGGCGACGATGATCGACGCCGAGTTGCAGTACCTCAACTCGCTGCAGTCAGGCGGGACCAACTCGCTCGACTCGGGCAACTTCCTGGCGGCGTCCAAGGTGATCGACTCGTCCATCGACGAGGTGGCGGTCCTGCGGGGCCAATTGGGCGCCATCGAACGCAACACCATTCAGCCCAACATGCGGTCGCTGCAGGTGGCGCTGGAGAACATCACCGCCAGCGAGTCCAAGATCCGCGATGCGGACTTCGCGCTCGAAACCAGCCTGCTCACGCGGGCCCAGATTCTCGTGCAGGCGGGAACGGCGGTGCTGGCGACCGCAAACTCGACTGCCCAGAGCGTTCTGCAGCTGCTCGGATAG
- the csrA gene encoding carbon storage regulator CsrA: MLVLSRQRDETIMIGDHIEVTVVDVRGDKVRIGINAPTSVAVHRKEVYDAIKSENEQAARFDQRQLDGVKVADGAPLRPGRARTPSDRTPRLDALKCRTA; the protein is encoded by the coding sequence ATGCTTGTGCTCTCACGTCAGCGCGATGAAACGATCATGATCGGAGACCACATCGAGGTCACCGTCGTCGATGTCAGGGGCGATAAGGTCCGCATCGGGATCAATGCCCCGACGAGTGTCGCTGTCCATCGCAAGGAAGTTTACGACGCGATTAAGTCGGAGAACGAGCAGGCGGCCCGCTTTGACCAGCGGCAGCTCGACGGGGTCAAGGTCGCCGACGGTGCGCCGCTGCGGCCCGGCCGCGCCAGGACGCCGTCCGATCGCACTCCCCGACTTGATGCGCTCAAGTGTAGAACGGCATGA